Proteins from a genomic interval of Treponema brennaborense DSM 12168:
- a CDS encoding ROK family transcriptional regulator, which yields MKSINSPADINVSRILRLIWQSKGISRIEIANELGIDKSTVTKITASLSSIGLISETSHGVPGPLGGRKPVYLEITNSFACVGGVEINPERFVCCLLDLHGIVLFQYQENVQPHTYERLRCDGIFFKAFEMIAAEAEMRGIPLIGVGVGVPAMVNSDDGTIIQSVPLMIDDPYRFVESVSEQIDVPVFLENDARCCCYSEKMLSNDRGTGNMLFVLTEYRVLQPKIASKKNLSVGMGIVINGQIYKGNEGSAGEFRSILWESDNAGQFFSGEDRLETISFENASMESVFFELARHVAFLVNILNLEVVYIGGIESEFAERIAKIISSRIEFQWPYHQHRKYEVRVASLGHFAVSYGAAAMVVEDLFALPTLASMSGTARSMLETFSNLRQPFNEMKERYPATGGAVRPAPKEVL from the coding sequence ATGAAATCAATTAACTCGCCCGCAGATATAAACGTATCCCGTATTCTCCGTCTGATTTGGCAAAGTAAAGGCATCAGCCGGATCGAAATCGCGAACGAATTGGGTATAGATAAATCGACCGTTACCAAAATAACGGCTTCATTGTCGTCCATCGGTCTTATTTCGGAAACGTCTCACGGTGTTCCCGGCCCGCTCGGCGGCAGAAAGCCCGTATATCTTGAAATAACCAATTCGTTTGCCTGCGTCGGCGGAGTGGAAATCAATCCGGAGCGATTTGTGTGCTGTCTGCTTGATCTGCACGGAATCGTGCTGTTTCAGTATCAGGAAAACGTGCAGCCGCACACGTACGAACGGCTGCGCTGCGACGGTATTTTTTTCAAAGCGTTTGAAATGATCGCCGCGGAAGCGGAAATGCGCGGTATACCGCTTATCGGCGTGGGGGTGGGCGTGCCGGCAATGGTGAACTCCGATGACGGCACAATCATTCAGTCCGTTCCGCTTATGATAGACGATCCGTACCGGTTCGTCGAGTCGGTTTCGGAACAGATAGACGTTCCCGTTTTTCTTGAAAACGATGCGCGCTGCTGCTGCTACAGTGAAAAAATGCTTTCAAACGACCGCGGTACGGGGAACATGCTGTTCGTTTTGACCGAATACCGGGTGCTGCAGCCTAAAATCGCGTCGAAAAAAAACCTGTCGGTCGGTATGGGGATCGTTATCAACGGTCAGATTTATAAAGGAAACGAAGGTTCGGCTGGCGAATTTCGCAGCATTCTCTGGGAATCAGACAATGCCGGACAGTTTTTTTCCGGCGAAGACCGGTTGGAAACGATTTCGTTTGAAAACGCTTCAATGGAATCGGTTTTTTTTGAACTGGCTCGGCACGTCGCTTTTTTAGTCAATATACTGAATCTGGAAGTCGTGTATATCGGCGGAATTGAATCCGAATTCGCCGAACGGATAGCAAAAATCATTTCATCCCGAATCGAATTTCAGTGGCCGTATCATCAGCACCGTAAATATGAAGTGCGCGTCGCTTCTTTGGGGCACTTTGCCGTTTCGTACGGTGCCGCGGCTATGGTGGTTGAGGATTTGTTTGCGCTGCCAACTTTGGCTTCCATGTCCGGCACGGCCCGTTCGATGCTGGAAACGTTTTCAAATCTGCGGCAGCCGTTTAATGAAATGAAAGAACGGTATCCGGCAACCGGCGGTGCTGTCCGTCCCGCTCCGAAAGAGGTTTTATGA
- a CDS encoding carbohydrate ABC transporter permease: MATFNSIPQEARTGSVVAQNFTKGLSYFIFILWTVVTIAPLVWMLYSSFKTNEELNSNIYSLPHAMFDNKEDEYVVVAPQLNIVYPKKLQKQLEIVPGNFDDINEKLVILESTTIGGGRRLMVQFLERADLSDEMNARLVPNAKITLNELPKSYQRSISWNTIWWNYTSAWKRGSLGMKFLNSIIYTVSSTFFVVLFGLMIGYGISKFKYKRIALIVSGLIGLGYLLDVNQVIIPLFLMMTGIGLTDTHIGIIMVYIAFGLPLSVMLCAQFIKGLPNSLIESAYIDGAKPFRTFVSIICPMTVPVIVTISIMTALNVWNEFLLVLIFASKEMTKSLPVGVYSFSSRTGIQLGWQIAALIIATVPVMIVYFAFQKELAKGVAGGAIKE; this comes from the coding sequence ATGGCTACATTCAATTCGATTCCGCAGGAAGCCCGGACAGGATCCGTGGTAGCCCAAAATTTTACGAAGGGGCTTTCCTATTTCATTTTCATTTTGTGGACTGTGGTTACGATCGCGCCGCTGGTTTGGATGCTCTATTCGTCGTTCAAAACGAATGAAGAACTGAACAGTAACATTTATTCGCTGCCGCACGCTATGTTCGACAACAAGGAAGACGAGTACGTGGTCGTCGCACCGCAGCTGAACATCGTGTATCCCAAAAAGCTCCAAAAGCAGCTGGAAATCGTTCCCGGTAACTTCGACGATATCAATGAGAAGCTGGTTATTCTGGAATCGACGACTATCGGCGGCGGGCGCCGTCTTATGGTGCAGTTTTTGGAACGCGCCGATTTGTCGGATGAAATGAACGCCCGATTGGTTCCGAATGCCAAAATCACGCTGAACGAGCTGCCCAAATCGTATCAGCGTTCGATCAGCTGGAATACGATTTGGTGGAACTACACGTCTGCCTGGAAGCGCGGGTCGCTGGGAATGAAGTTCCTGAACAGTATCATTTATACGGTTTCATCCACGTTTTTCGTCGTACTGTTCGGACTGATGATCGGATACGGTATCAGCAAGTTCAAGTACAAACGGATTGCGCTGATCGTTTCCGGACTGATCGGGCTGGGGTATTTGCTCGACGTTAACCAAGTTATCATTCCGCTGTTCCTTATGATGACGGGCATCGGTTTAACCGATACTCATATCGGTATCATCATGGTGTATATTGCGTTCGGGCTGCCGCTTTCGGTCATGCTGTGTGCGCAGTTCATTAAAGGACTGCCGAACAGTCTGATCGAGTCGGCGTATATAGACGGAGCCAAGCCGTTCAGAACGTTTGTCAGCATCATATGTCCGATGACCGTTCCGGTTATCGTAACGATTTCCATTATGACCGCGCTGAACGTTTGGAATGAGTTCCTGCTGGTATTGATTTTTGCCAGTAAGGAAATGACAAAATCGCTGCCGGTCGGTGTGTATTCGTTCTCGAGCCGCACCGGTATCCAGCTGGGCTGGCAAATTGCCGCGCTGATTATCGCGACCGTGCCCGTTATGATCGTCTACTTTGCGTTCCAGAAAGAGCTTGCCAAAGGTGTTGCCGGCGGCGCTATCAAGGAATAG
- a CDS encoding GH36-type glycosyl hydrolase domain-containing protein: protein MRFGHFDDINREYVIETPETPYPWINYLGNTKFFSIISNTAGGYAFYTDARLRRLTRYRYNDVPLDNNGRYFYIKDGDTVWNPGWKPCRVALDAYECRHGFGYTKISSSKNGVKADVLFMVPNGENAEVQQVTLTNDSGAAKKLSLVSYAEWCLYNAHDDTTNFQRNFSTGEVEISGSTIYHKTEYRERRNHFAFYSVNAPIDGFDTDRETFLGLSNGCDAPKTVLEGKSGDSVADGWSPIASHRLNLELKSGESKTFIFVLGYIENETDKKWAAKSEPGLLQTNAAMHVINKEKAIALQHRFSAPAQVQAAFDELKAFWNGMLSNFTLKTGDEKLDRMAVWNQYQCVVTYNFARSASYFESGIGRGIGFRDTSQDMLGVVHQLPQSRLRERLYDVAATQFEDGSAYHQFQPLTKRGNADVGSNFNDDPLWLILGVGGYIRETGDTEFLNQHVPFDNDERNTATLFEHLKRSFRYITTHKGPHGLPLIGRADWNDCLNLNCFSTDPNDSFQTCTNKDGANAESVMIAQMFVYVAPDYAAMCRIAGDEAEAAFAEKAAAEMAEQICKTGWDGEWYLRAYDNDGNKIGSKECGDGKIFIETQGFGSMAQIGADKNYPIKALDSVKKHLDTKYGIVILDPPYKEYHVELGEVSSYPPGYKENGGIFCHNNPWVVIGEVKSGRCERAWEYYTKIAPAFLEDISEIHRLEPYVYAQMIAGKAARRHGEAKNSWLTGTAAWNFVALSQWICGIRGEYDGLRIEPRLPAHVKNAVITRKFRGCTYTIKIENRDPARAVSLAVVEGDGSVNGSLVRVKPGTKEITIHAVIA from the coding sequence ATGCGCTTCGGACATTTTGACGATATAAACAGAGAATACGTTATAGAAACGCCGGAAACTCCGTACCCCTGGATCAATTATCTGGGAAATACGAAGTTCTTTTCCATCATTTCAAACACCGCCGGCGGATACGCGTTTTATACCGACGCACGGCTGCGCCGGCTGACGCGCTATCGGTACAACGACGTTCCGCTCGACAACAACGGGCGGTATTTTTATATCAAAGACGGCGATACCGTTTGGAATCCCGGCTGGAAACCCTGCCGCGTCGCCCTCGACGCGTACGAATGCCGCCACGGATTCGGCTACACTAAAATCAGCAGTTCCAAAAACGGCGTAAAAGCCGACGTGCTGTTCATGGTTCCCAACGGGGAAAACGCCGAAGTGCAGCAAGTTACGCTGACCAACGACAGCGGCGCAGCTAAAAAACTGTCTTTGGTGTCGTACGCCGAATGGTGCCTGTACAACGCGCACGACGACACGACGAATTTTCAGCGCAATTTTTCAACCGGAGAAGTCGAAATTTCCGGCAGTACCATCTATCATAAAACCGAATACCGCGAACGCCGGAATCATTTTGCGTTCTATTCGGTAAACGCGCCTATAGACGGATTCGACACCGACCGTGAAACGTTTCTCGGCCTGAGCAACGGCTGCGACGCACCGAAAACCGTTCTTGAAGGCAAAAGCGGCGATTCGGTTGCCGACGGCTGGTCGCCGATCGCGAGTCATCGTCTTAACTTGGAACTCAAAAGCGGTGAATCAAAAACGTTCATATTCGTACTCGGCTATATCGAAAACGAAACGGATAAAAAATGGGCGGCCAAAAGCGAACCCGGACTGCTCCAGACGAACGCGGCGATGCATGTGATCAACAAGGAAAAAGCGATCGCGCTGCAGCACCGGTTTTCCGCTCCGGCGCAGGTTCAGGCGGCATTCGACGAACTGAAAGCGTTTTGGAACGGAATGCTGTCGAATTTCACGCTCAAAACGGGAGACGAAAAGCTCGACCGCATGGCCGTGTGGAATCAGTACCAGTGCGTGGTTACGTACAACTTTGCCCGTTCGGCTTCCTATTTTGAAAGCGGTATCGGCAGGGGAATCGGTTTCCGCGACACCAGTCAGGACATGCTCGGCGTCGTGCATCAGCTGCCGCAGAGCCGCCTGCGCGAACGGTTGTACGACGTTGCGGCGACGCAATTTGAAGACGGCAGCGCGTATCATCAGTTTCAGCCGCTTACCAAACGCGGCAACGCCGACGTCGGCTCCAACTTTAACGACGATCCGCTGTGGCTCATTCTGGGCGTCGGCGGCTATATCCGCGAAACCGGCGACACGGAATTCCTGAATCAGCACGTTCCGTTCGACAACGACGAACGCAACACGGCGACGCTGTTCGAGCATTTGAAGCGCTCGTTCCGCTATATCACGACGCACAAGGGGCCGCACGGGCTGCCGCTCATCGGGCGGGCCGACTGGAACGACTGCCTGAACCTCAACTGCTTCAGCACCGACCCGAACGATTCGTTCCAAACGTGTACGAATAAAGACGGCGCGAACGCCGAATCGGTGATGATCGCACAAATGTTCGTGTACGTCGCGCCCGATTACGCGGCCATGTGCCGCATCGCCGGCGACGAAGCGGAAGCCGCGTTTGCGGAAAAAGCCGCCGCGGAAATGGCAGAGCAGATCTGCAAAACGGGCTGGGACGGCGAATGGTACCTGCGCGCGTACGACAACGACGGAAACAAAATCGGTTCCAAAGAATGCGGCGACGGTAAAATTTTTATCGAAACGCAGGGATTCGGTTCCATGGCTCAGATCGGCGCGGATAAAAACTACCCGATCAAAGCGCTGGACAGCGTAAAAAAACACCTCGATACGAAATACGGTATCGTCATTCTCGATCCGCCGTATAAAGAGTACCACGTGGAACTCGGTGAAGTGTCTTCATATCCGCCCGGATATAAGGAAAACGGCGGTATTTTTTGCCACAACAATCCCTGGGTCGTCATCGGTGAAGTAAAATCCGGCCGCTGCGAGCGCGCCTGGGAATATTACACGAAGATCGCACCCGCGTTTCTTGAAGACATAAGCGAAATACACCGGCTGGAACCGTACGTATACGCGCAGATGATTGCCGGCAAAGCGGCGCGCCGCCACGGTGAAGCCAAGAACAGCTGGCTGACGGGAACCGCCGCATGGAACTTCGTCGCGCTGTCGCAGTGGATCTGCGGAATCCGCGGAGAATACGACGGTCTGCGTATTGAACCGCGGCTGCCCGCCCATGTCAAAAACGCGGTGATTACCCGTAAATTCCGCGGCTGTACGTATACGATCAAGATTGAAAACCGCGACCCGGCGCGCGCCGTTTCGCTTGCGGTCGTTGAAGGCGACGGTTCGGTCAACGGCAGCCTCGTCCGGGTAAAACCCGGTACAAAGGAAATAACGATTCATGCTGTAATAGCCTGA
- the nagB gene encoding glucosamine-6-phosphate deaminase yields MRVIVRPDYDACSVWAANHIAKRIIDAAPTAEKPFVLGLPTGSTPLGTYKQLIALCKAGKVSFKNVVTFNMDEYVGLPADHPQSYHRFMWDNFFNHIDIKKENVHILDGMAKDPAAECRAYEKAIAAAGGIDLFLGGVGVDGHIAFNEPGSSLSSRTRVKSLTADTIAVNSRFFGGDVSKVPATALTVGVGTITDAREVVILATGHNKAMAVKHGVEEGISQMWTISKLQLHEHALIVCDEDATDELRVGTLKYFKDIEKNNMNNGL; encoded by the coding sequence ATGAGAGTAATTGTGAGACCTGATTATGACGCGTGCTCGGTGTGGGCTGCCAATCATATTGCGAAGCGGATTATCGACGCGGCTCCTACGGCCGAAAAACCGTTCGTTTTGGGACTGCCGACCGGTTCCACGCCGCTGGGAACGTATAAGCAGCTGATCGCCTTGTGCAAAGCCGGTAAAGTTTCGTTTAAAAACGTCGTTACGTTCAATATGGATGAGTACGTCGGTCTGCCCGCCGATCATCCGCAGAGCTACCACCGTTTTATGTGGGATAATTTTTTCAATCACATCGATATCAAAAAGGAAAACGTGCATATTCTCGACGGTATGGCAAAAGATCCCGCCGCCGAATGCCGCGCGTATGAAAAAGCTATCGCAGCCGCGGGCGGTATAGACCTCTTTTTGGGCGGCGTCGGCGTCGACGGGCACATTGCGTTCAACGAACCGGGTTCGTCGCTTTCATCCCGTACGCGCGTCAAGTCGCTGACTGCCGATACGATTGCGGTCAATTCGCGCTTTTTCGGCGGCGACGTTTCCAAAGTGCCGGCGACCGCACTGACCGTCGGCGTCGGTACCATTACGGACGCCCGCGAAGTGGTGATCCTTGCAACCGGTCACAACAAGGCGATGGCGGTAAAGCACGGCGTGGAAGAGGGAATTTCCCAGATGTGGACGATCAGCAAATTGCAGCTGCACGAGCACGCGCTTATCGTCTGCGATGAAGACGCTACCGACGAACTGCGCGTCGGCACGCTGAAATATTTCAAGGATATCGAAAAAAACAATATGAACAACGGGCTGTAA
- the nagA gene encoding N-acetylglucosamine-6-phosphate deacetylase, whose translation MSICLYNGTLLSGFSVMEKCAVLIEDGKIADVFSQKRFEQKRFASKVRLIDVEGAYIAPGLIDTHIHGFNGHGTEDISADSILAMSKDLADYGVSSFNPTLYSSDEPTFVKAIEAVTEAMGKEEGARIMGIHLEGPFVSPDKAGVQRPETIKGTDIEMMERLWQASKGTIVNMTVAPEVKGMRELALYCIKRGIVLQAGHTNALYENMVEGMQAGILHSTHLFNAMSQMHHRNPGAVGAVLIHPEMSCEVIADGVHVHPDLFKLLMRDKPIDKIVLVTDALKPTEQAGSELYANGEQVVFEGGCFHRKADGVIAGSALTMIRGVKNLVSFGFPVGDAVRCASTNPAQIMRYAGKGQLIPGYDGDVVVFDKYFNVLISVIAGDIKKNIM comes from the coding sequence ATGTCTATTTGTCTGTATAACGGTACGCTGCTGAGCGGTTTTTCCGTGATGGAAAAATGTGCGGTTCTCATTGAAGACGGAAAAATCGCCGACGTTTTCAGTCAGAAACGTTTCGAGCAGAAGCGCTTTGCGTCGAAAGTTCGCCTGATCGACGTGGAAGGCGCATATATCGCACCCGGTCTGATCGACACGCATATTCACGGTTTCAACGGGCACGGAACGGAAGACATCAGCGCGGATTCGATCCTCGCCATGTCGAAAGATCTTGCCGACTACGGCGTTTCTTCGTTCAACCCGACGCTGTATTCCTCCGACGAACCTACGTTCGTCAAGGCGATTGAAGCGGTTACCGAAGCGATGGGCAAAGAAGAAGGCGCGCGGATTATGGGCATTCACCTGGAAGGTCCGTTCGTTTCTCCCGATAAGGCGGGCGTTCAGCGTCCGGAAACCATCAAGGGCACCGATATCGAAATGATGGAACGCCTGTGGCAGGCTTCCAAAGGTACGATCGTCAATATGACTGTTGCGCCGGAAGTAAAAGGTATGCGCGAACTGGCGCTGTACTGCATAAAAAGGGGCATCGTTCTGCAGGCCGGACATACCAACGCGCTGTATGAAAATATGGTCGAAGGTATGCAGGCCGGTATTCTGCATTCGACGCACCTGTTCAACGCGATGAGCCAGATGCATCACCGCAATCCCGGTGCGGTCGGCGCGGTACTGATCCATCCGGAAATGTCGTGTGAGGTCATAGCCGACGGTGTGCACGTGCATCCCGATCTGTTCAAATTGCTGATGCGCGATAAACCGATCGATAAAATCGTACTGGTTACCGACGCGCTCAAACCGACCGAGCAGGCGGGCAGCGAGTTGTACGCGAACGGTGAACAGGTCGTTTTTGAAGGCGGCTGTTTCCACCGGAAAGCCGACGGTGTGATCGCCGGTTCCGCGCTGACGATGATCCGCGGCGTCAAGAATTTGGTGTCGTTCGGATTTCCCGTGGGAGACGCGGTCCGATGCGCTTCGACGAATCCGGCGCAGATCATGCGGTACGCGGGTAAAGGACAGCTTATTCCCGGTTACGACGGCGACGTCGTCGTGTTCGACAAGTATTTTAACGTGCTGATTTCGGTTATAGCCGGCGATATTAAAAAGAACATCATGTAA
- a CDS encoding ABC transporter substrate-binding protein → MKLSKKVILIGLFAVLAMGIVFAGGGKDGKSGKTVVKVLAYGDNSNSEGQSFVRIVEAFEAANPTIDIDYEMLYDEAYHQKVPARLASGDVPHVAYMGADARWGTAWKEAAQQVDMRPYIDQNQYDLSLIPEMGPNGEKYYLPLGTSNACTVVFVNEKLVKELGFDIPKTYDDMKAMVPAAKAKGIEVLSTHGADGWAWGSCVMSALFSRTTGKTDYMSDIASGAKKFTDADVVSGLAFLNQMVKDGVMSQKAVLIDSGTGLSDYSNGKCLMYVTGQWDAGNISPEAQAVTKLIAFPSLPGQKGPDTMAGAWQVGYGITKATVAAGKEVLDASIKFLNYFNSVAEVTQRLRDGAIVAPILKDYKVPADMPAIISEKIALGKYVSCDVIDSTLTGAPNDALNAGMQEIVAGKSTAAQVAAKVESLYSR, encoded by the coding sequence ATGAAACTTTCAAAGAAAGTTATTTTGATTGGGCTCTTTGCTGTTTTGGCAATGGGTATCGTTTTTGCCGGCGGCGGAAAAGACGGTAAATCCGGAAAAACAGTCGTTAAAGTGCTTGCCTACGGAGACAACTCGAATTCTGAAGGACAGAGTTTCGTCCGCATTGTCGAAGCTTTTGAAGCTGCCAATCCCACTATCGATATCGACTATGAAATGCTGTATGATGAAGCGTATCATCAGAAAGTTCCCGCCCGCCTTGCTTCCGGCGACGTTCCGCACGTTGCGTATATGGGAGCCGACGCGCGCTGGGGTACCGCATGGAAAGAAGCTGCTCAGCAGGTAGACATGAGACCGTACATCGATCAGAATCAGTATGATTTGAGCTTGATTCCCGAAATGGGCCCGAACGGCGAAAAATACTACCTGCCGCTGGGAACGTCGAACGCCTGTACCGTCGTTTTCGTAAACGAAAAACTGGTTAAAGAACTCGGTTTCGACATTCCGAAAACGTACGACGACATGAAAGCCATGGTTCCCGCGGCGAAAGCGAAAGGAATCGAAGTTCTGTCAACTCACGGTGCGGACGGCTGGGCGTGGGGTTCCTGCGTGATGTCGGCTCTCTTTTCCCGCACGACGGGCAAAACGGATTACATGAGCGACATTGCCAGCGGTGCCAAGAAATTCACCGATGCGGACGTCGTTTCGGGTCTTGCGTTCCTGAACCAAATGGTAAAAGACGGCGTTATGTCTCAGAAAGCTGTTCTGATCGATTCCGGTACCGGACTTTCAGATTACAGCAACGGCAAATGCCTGATGTACGTAACCGGTCAGTGGGATGCCGGTAACATTTCACCTGAAGCACAGGCTGTTACCAAACTTATCGCATTCCCGTCTCTCCCCGGTCAGAAAGGCCCCGATACGATGGCCGGTGCGTGGCAGGTCGGTTACGGTATTACGAAAGCGACCGTTGCGGCAGGAAAAGAAGTGCTCGACGCTTCCATCAAGTTCCTGAACTACTTCAACAGTGTTGCCGAAGTTACGCAGCGTCTGCGCGACGGTGCGATCGTTGCCCCGATTTTGAAGGATTATAAAGTTCCGGCCGATATGCCCGCGATCATTTCCGAAAAAATCGCGCTGGGTAAATACGTGTCGTGCGACGTTATCGATTCAACGCTGACCGGTGCGCCCAACGACGCGCTGAACGCAGGTATGCAGGAAATCGTTGCCGGTAAATCAACTGCCGCACAGGTTGCTGCAAAAGTTGAAAGCCTTTATTCCAGATAA
- a CDS encoding carbohydrate ABC transporter permease codes for MIADPDFWHALKNNMIVVLVSVFGQIPIGFILAFILYRKQVKGGNFFQSMVFLPQFLSMIVIGIMWRMLFMVDGPVARIMQSVSGDPHRQFTMMLDRNKVMIPIGIALIWVYTGFYMIIFLANLQKINESMIEAAKIDGANEPQIFFKVIVPLLAGTILTSCILAIAGSLKGFSLIFAIAADGIVRLNAEVLPILMYRTAFQDFSNPMRFAYGSAISNTVVLISVVMICFSNFVGKKLGTDEEY; via the coding sequence ATGATTGCAGATCCTGATTTCTGGCACGCATTAAAAAATAATATGATTGTCGTATTGGTTTCCGTATTCGGACAGATTCCTATCGGATTCATTCTTGCGTTTATCTTGTACAGAAAGCAGGTCAAAGGCGGAAATTTTTTCCAGTCGATGGTGTTCCTGCCGCAATTTCTTTCAATGATTGTTATCGGTATCATGTGGCGTATGCTGTTTATGGTCGACGGTCCCGTTGCCCGTATCATGCAGTCCGTTTCCGGCGATCCGCATCGGCAGTTTACGATGATGCTCGACCGCAATAAAGTTATGATTCCTATAGGTATCGCGCTGATCTGGGTATATACCGGTTTTTATATGATTATCTTCCTTGCAAACTTGCAGAAAATCAACGAAAGTATGATTGAAGCTGCAAAAATAGACGGTGCAAACGAGCCGCAGATTTTCTTTAAGGTAATCGTGCCGCTGCTGGCCGGTACCATTCTGACGTCGTGCATTTTGGCTATCGCCGGTTCTCTTAAAGGATTCAGTTTAATATTTGCCATTGCGGCGGACGGCATAGTCCGGTTAAATGCGGAAGTACTCCCCATTTTGATGTACCGGACGGCGTTCCAGGATTTCAGTAATCCGATGCGATTCGCGTACGGTTCCGCAATTTCAAACACCGTTGTTCTTATCAGTGTCGTGATGATTTGCTTCAGCAATTTCGTCGGTAAGAAACTCGGTACGGACGAGGAGTATTGA
- a CDS encoding ABC transporter substrate-binding protein, with the protein MKKLRIMIGGGFTLITVALSLCLLCGCSGKKDGSGGNVVLHVLNYFDITRANATDEIERVWNAFSAQHPDIKVVREDLFNEPFHERLKSYVDAGQIPDVLYLWPSGRSSDLHANNLVKDLAPFVERDGLDGVFNAVALKKQMGGYLGELPNGMTHTSVLYANNAVLAACGLEPAQTYEELAAQVPVLARQGYETVLMANEEQWVLQSCLFSLLLGRFAGEYWVEHILSGTAEFTDPEFLAAFEFLKRMCLDDVIAKSTFDVNYNDVVGYFAAGRAAYLIDGDWRIGSFITDAVTGKALISPADQERIELLVFPSIPGERQRGSVAGICGTGWGMSAAIPAGSAKEEAAWQLIKWLESAEIQLWRMEKGIAPFPSRTDINTSGAALEPLQSKSAAFTKAYFSITPVFDGGLPQEVSTVCNEVLPLVCLEKMTALQAAQAIQEAADRYFGL; encoded by the coding sequence ATGAAAAAACTGCGAATCATGATTGGGGGCGGTTTCACGCTGATAACCGTTGCTCTCTCGTTGTGCCTGCTGTGCGGGTGTTCCGGAAAAAAAGACGGTTCCGGTGGCAACGTCGTTCTGCACGTGCTTAATTACTTCGATATAACTCGTGCCAACGCGACCGATGAAATCGAACGCGTATGGAACGCGTTTTCCGCGCAGCACCCGGACATAAAAGTCGTACGGGAAGACCTGTTCAACGAACCGTTCCACGAGCGCCTCAAATCGTACGTGGACGCGGGGCAGATCCCCGACGTTCTGTACCTGTGGCCGTCGGGACGGTCTTCCGATTTGCACGCCAACAATCTGGTAAAAGATCTGGCTCCGTTCGTTGAACGCGACGGTCTGGACGGTGTGTTCAACGCAGTCGCGCTGAAAAAGCAGATGGGCGGCTATTTGGGCGAATTGCCGAACGGAATGACGCATACCTCCGTGCTGTACGCGAATAACGCCGTGCTCGCCGCCTGCGGGCTTGAACCTGCGCAAACGTATGAAGAACTTGCCGCTCAGGTGCCCGTGCTTGCCCGTCAGGGATACGAGACGGTGCTCATGGCGAACGAAGAGCAGTGGGTGCTCCAGTCGTGTCTGTTCAGTCTGCTGCTCGGGCGGTTCGCCGGCGAATACTGGGTGGAGCACATCCTGTCGGGTACCGCCGAATTTACCGATCCCGAATTTCTGGCCGCGTTTGAATTTTTGAAACGGATGTGCCTTGACGACGTTATTGCAAAATCGACGTTCGACGTCAATTACAACGACGTGGTCGGGTATTTTGCGGCCGGCCGCGCCGCGTACCTGATAGACGGCGATTGGCGTATCGGTTCGTTTATAACCGACGCGGTAACGGGAAAGGCGCTCATAAGCCCTGCCGATCAGGAACGTATCGAATTGCTGGTGTTCCCGTCGATTCCCGGCGAGCGTCAGCGCGGCAGCGTTGCGGGAATCTGCGGCACGGGGTGGGGAATGAGCGCCGCCATACCGGCCGGTTCTGCCAAAGAAGAAGCGGCGTGGCAGCTCATCAAGTGGCTTGAGAGCGCGGAAATACAGTTGTGGCGTATGGAAAAAGGCATCGCGCCGTTCCCGTCACGCACGGATATAAACACGTCCGGGGCTGCGCTCGAACCGCTTCAGTCCAAAAGCGCCGCGTTTACCAAAGCGTACTTCAGTATTACACCCGTGTTCGACGGCGGCCTGCCGCAGGAAGTCAGCACGGTCTGCAACGAAGTGCTGCCCCTCGTTTGTTTGGAAAAAATGACCGCACTGCAAGCCGCACAGGCGATTCAGGAAGCGGCGGACCGTTATTTCGGCTTATAA